From Bacillus sp. FSL K6-3431, the proteins below share one genomic window:
- a CDS encoding glycosyltransferase family 4 protein, which translates to MEYLYLILCFITSIFITPIVKNAALRWKITDKPNDRKVHKKNIPILGGLAIYISFMIGLFVSRQDDPHMPAIMIGSLIIVITGVLDDIFILSARYKLIGQLFAATVAVIGSFTLEFIHLPFGGVLNFGFLSVPLTILWIVGITNAINLIDGLDGLAAGVSSIALITISIMAFLQGDTFVLTIALLVLGSTLGFLFYNFHPAKIFMGDTGALFLGYMIAILALLGSKNVTFFTLVIPVIILGVPISDTFLAIIRRGFNKQPISAPDKKHFHHFLLNAGFTHRQAVLIVYAVAFMFSLSAIIFSMATIWGSILVVFLLLVGIELFVESFGLVSKDYKPLLRLMRLRSSGRYER; encoded by the coding sequence ATTGAATATTTATATTTAATTCTTTGTTTTATTACCTCTATATTCATAACACCTATAGTTAAAAATGCGGCATTGAGATGGAAAATAACAGATAAACCTAATGATAGAAAAGTTCATAAAAAAAATATACCAATACTTGGTGGACTAGCCATTTATATAAGTTTCATGATAGGATTATTCGTTTCACGGCAGGATGATCCACATATGCCGGCGATTATGATTGGTAGTCTAATTATCGTGATAACGGGAGTTTTAGACGATATATTCATCTTGTCAGCTAGATATAAATTGATTGGTCAACTATTTGCGGCAACAGTAGCTGTAATTGGCAGCTTTACCTTAGAATTCATTCATCTACCGTTCGGTGGTGTGTTGAATTTCGGATTTTTAAGCGTTCCACTTACGATTCTGTGGATTGTTGGAATCACCAATGCCATTAATTTGATAGATGGATTAGATGGCCTTGCTGCGGGAGTCTCATCTATTGCCTTAATTACAATAAGTATTATGGCGTTTTTGCAAGGTGACACCTTTGTATTAACAATCGCGCTACTTGTTCTAGGAAGTACGCTCGGATTTTTATTCTATAATTTTCATCCGGCTAAAATATTCATGGGTGATACAGGTGCGTTATTTCTCGGCTATATGATCGCAATCCTTGCATTGCTTGGATCTAAAAATGTAACTTTTTTTACATTAGTCATCCCGGTTATTATACTTGGTGTGCCAATCTCTGATACATTTTTAGCGATCATCCGCCGAGGCTTTAATAAACAACCTATATCAGCACCGGATAAAAAACATTTTCACCATTTTTTATTAAATGCAGGATTTACACATCGTCAAGCTGTTTTGATCGTTTACGCAGTAGCATTCATGTTTAGCTTGTCCGCTATCATCTTTTCGATGGCAACAATCTGGGGCTCAATACTAGTAGTATTTTTATTGCTAGTCGGCATCGAATTATTTGTAGAATCATTCGGACTGGTTAGCAAAGATTACAAACCACTCTTAAGACTCATGAGGTTAAGATCATCCGGACGGTATGAACGCTAA
- a CDS encoding glycosyltransferase family 4 protein, with amino-acid sequence MEYLYLILCFVASILITPVVKKAALRWKITDQPNDRKVHTKIMPRLGGLAIYISFMIGLFVSRQDDPHMPAIMIGSLIIVITGILDDIFTLSARYKLIGQLFAATVAVVGGFNLEFINLPFGGELNFGFLSVPLTILWIVGITNAINLIDGLDGLAAGVSSIALITLSIMAFLQGDVFVLTIALLVLGSTLGFLFYNFHPAKIFMGDTGALFLGYMIAILALLGFKNVTFFTLVIPVIILGVPISDTFFAIIRRVINKQPIAAPDKKHFHHFLLDAGFTHRQSVLIIYAVAIMFSLSAVIFSMATIWGSLLVVLFLLVGIELFVESVGLVSKDYKPLLRFMRLRSSGRYDR; translated from the coding sequence ATGGAATATCTATATTTAATACTTTGTTTTGTTGCCTCTATACTCATAACACCTGTAGTTAAAAAAGCTGCACTGAGATGGAAGATAACAGATCAACCTAATGATAGAAAAGTTCATACAAAAATTATGCCAAGACTTGGCGGACTAGCCATTTATATAAGTTTTATGATTGGATTATTCGTTTCACGGCAGGATGATCCACATATGCCTGCGATTATGATTGGTAGTCTGATCATCGTAATTACTGGAATTCTAGACGATATATTCACCTTATCAGCTAGATATAAATTAATAGGTCAACTATTTGCAGCGACAGTAGCTGTTGTTGGCGGCTTTAACTTAGAATTTATTAATCTACCGTTCGGTGGAGAATTGAATTTCGGATTCTTAAGCGTTCCATTAACGATCCTTTGGATAGTTGGGATTACCAATGCCATTAATTTGATCGATGGACTTGATGGTCTTGCAGCAGGAGTCTCATCTATTGCTTTGATTACATTAAGTATCATGGCTTTTTTACAAGGCGACGTATTTGTATTAACCATCGCGCTACTCGTTCTAGGAAGTACGCTCGGATTTTTATTCTATAACTTTCATCCAGCCAAAATATTTATGGGTGATACAGGTGCCTTATTTCTCGGTTATATGATCGCAATCCTGGCACTACTTGGATTTAAAAATGTAACATTTTTTACATTAGTCATCCCAGTTATTATACTCGGTGTACCAATATCTGATACATTTTTTGCGATCATTCGTCGAGTAATTAATAAACAACCAATTGCAGCACCGGATAAAAAGCACTTTCACCATTTTTTATTAGATGCAGGATTTACGCATCGTCAATCTGTTTTGATCATTTACGCTGTAGCAATCATGTTTAGTTTATCCGCTGTCATCTTTTCGATGGCAACAATCTGGGGGTCACTACTCGTAGTACTCTTTTTACTAGTCGGCATTGAATTATTTGTAGAATCAGTCGGACTGGTTAGTAAAGATTACAAACCGCTCTTAAGATTCATGAGGTTAAGATCATCTGGACGGTATGACCGCTAA
- a CDS encoding WecB/TagA/CpsF family glycosyltransferase, producing the protein MPEKVSILGVEFDNRTKSGTIEAIHDKINENKKTFIVTANPEIVMHAVRDTNYMRTLQNADHIIADGSGIIFAAKMLNNPLPERVPGVELMRDLLRIANEDKRTVFFLGAREEVIIKTVENVKRDYPNLIIGGYHHGFFKEDDPKIREMVKHANPDLVFVALGFPKQENWIQNNYHAFEKGIFMGVGGSFEILAGTTKRAPLIWRKLNLEWLHRLMMQPSRWKRMLAIPLFVKSVWRDKKRKN; encoded by the coding sequence ATGCCGGAAAAAGTGAGTATACTTGGAGTCGAGTTTGATAATAGGACAAAAAGTGGCACGATAGAAGCCATACACGATAAAATAAATGAAAATAAAAAAACATTTATTGTGACTGCTAATCCTGAGATTGTGATGCATGCCGTACGTGATACAAATTATATGCGTACATTGCAAAATGCCGATCACATCATTGCAGATGGATCAGGAATTATATTTGCTGCGAAAATGTTAAATAATCCTCTTCCTGAGAGAGTGCCAGGAGTAGAATTAATGAGGGATCTTCTCCGAATCGCTAATGAAGATAAACGAACTGTTTTTTTTCTTGGAGCAAGGGAAGAAGTAATTATAAAAACAGTAGAAAATGTTAAACGAGATTATCCTAACTTAATCATTGGTGGCTACCATCATGGTTTTTTTAAAGAAGATGATCCTAAGATAAGAGAAATGGTCAAACATGCAAATCCCGATCTTGTTTTTGTGGCCTTGGGTTTTCCAAAACAAGAGAATTGGATACAAAATAATTATCATGCATTTGAAAAAGGCATTTTCATGGGTGTTGGCGGGAGTTTTGAAATTTTAGCAGGTACAACAAAACGTGCGCCATTGATATGGCGGAAATTAAATCTGGAATGGTTACATAGACTAATGATGCAGCCATCGAGGTGGAAAAGAATGCTTGCTATTCCTTTATTCGTAAAAAGCGTTTGGCGAGATAAGAAAAGAAAGAACTAG
- a CDS encoding S8 family serine peptidase, translating to MLKRSVAFLLVFLLAFGSLASAMGETMPKQVQKKEKPVSKGLKQTEDPNKEQRVIIELKAEAPIEISNKQGVQFKKLGKVQKQQLESNVKVQQKVVKDNMKENKIEAKILKEFTAVVNGFSAEVKHGDIELIKKIPEVKSVHIVNEYERPVIKPDMKYSKELVEAQESWRDYGYKGEGMVVGIIDTGIDYNHRDMTLTDHSKAEFTQKTVNQAVKDYDLPGKFYTEKVPYGYNYMDENDEVRDIYAEASMHGMHVAGTVGANGDEENGGIQGIAPETQLLALKVFGNDPEMPTTFGDIYVKAIDDAIKLGVDVLNLSLGSPSSFVDPESPEQRAIKRAVENGVLMSISAGNSALFADGFYYPLASNPDYGVSGTPGVSYDSLQVASFENTFMDVDALAYSIADKSGTAAFLSAGKTHPNDQVKKTFDVVEVGFGTPEEMDEQDVKGKYALVQRGEIAFTEKAFNAQDAGANGVIIYNNADGIVNMATEDDIDIPQLFMLKNDGEKLAAALKNAQAVSLTFSGESATIDNPNAGKMSDFTSWGLTPNLDFKPEITAPGGQILSTLNNDKYGLMSGTSMAAPHVSGGGALVLQRVDEAFGLENADRILRAKNLMMNTAKQVEFDGAKVSPRRQGAGMMQLHAALSTPVIVTESKTNEAKVALKQVTDNKVTFELTAENLSNEAVTYDVKANAQTDQFVQNGSDMLAAPNLFGALDLGDAVTVNGEKESLIEVPANGKEKITVIVDVSAVDATLASTFTNGYWLEGFVTLTDPTDRNPQLAVPYVGFKGEWDKAPILDKPMWDTTSYYGMTGIVTSLGEDEYGFLGEELDTGEINPEKIAFSPNGDGVQDDSLMILSFLRNAKEVKFNVLDANQKVVRTLTTETEVRKNYYDGGLAPMYSLSETRAWDGKVNGKQALDGQYYLQVEAVIDFSNAKWQSLYIPVRLDTAAPEVDANFDAEKQKVSVEAKDEETGSGLAYWDVLIDGKSILEQPNTAGKTEHQLKNQLEPEQTLTVVAVDYAGNSTEAAASEGKDTTAPDLHLLTPEFLGVESTKNVAFSGYVTDKSGIKSVTVDGRKAKLVYNAEEEQYDFNITIKHKKDGYYFNHIKAIDQAGNETEIGRRYFVDTTKAKMKIKGAKNKVDTDSVILSADITDNFDDIRLYVNDSEVFKNELSEPYGMHGFKKTVSDIELQLEEGKNIFLFKTVDLGGNITEEKVTITKKNKKK from the coding sequence ATGTTAAAACGAAGTGTTGCCTTTCTACTAGTGTTTCTTTTGGCATTTGGAAGTCTTGCATCTGCGATGGGCGAAACAATGCCGAAACAAGTACAGAAAAAAGAAAAGCCCGTTTCAAAAGGGTTGAAGCAAACGGAAGATCCCAACAAAGAACAAAGGGTCATCATTGAATTAAAGGCAGAAGCTCCGATTGAAATTTCGAATAAACAGGGTGTCCAATTCAAGAAACTCGGAAAAGTTCAAAAGCAACAACTAGAATCTAATGTAAAAGTGCAACAAAAAGTAGTAAAGGACAATATGAAGGAGAATAAAATTGAAGCAAAGATTTTAAAAGAATTTACAGCTGTTGTCAACGGTTTTAGTGCTGAAGTAAAGCATGGTGATATAGAGCTGATTAAAAAGATCCCTGAAGTAAAATCTGTACATATTGTAAATGAATACGAGCGTCCTGTCATAAAGCCGGATATGAAATACAGCAAAGAACTGGTAGAGGCACAAGAATCTTGGCGTGATTATGGTTATAAAGGAGAAGGTATGGTGGTCGGAATCATCGACACGGGTATTGATTACAATCATCGTGACATGACATTGACGGACCATTCAAAAGCTGAATTTACACAAAAAACTGTCAATCAAGCAGTGAAGGATTATGACCTGCCTGGTAAGTTTTACACGGAAAAGGTGCCATATGGCTATAATTATATGGATGAGAATGATGAAGTCCGAGACATCTATGCAGAAGCGTCCATGCATGGCATGCACGTGGCTGGTACAGTGGGAGCTAATGGTGATGAGGAAAATGGCGGAATTCAAGGGATTGCACCAGAAACGCAGCTTCTTGCACTGAAAGTATTTGGGAACGATCCAGAAATGCCAACGACATTCGGTGATATTTATGTAAAAGCAATCGATGATGCGATTAAGCTGGGTGTAGATGTACTTAATTTAAGTCTTGGTTCCCCGTCAAGTTTCGTTGACCCTGAGTCACCCGAACAAAGGGCAATCAAACGGGCGGTGGAAAATGGAGTACTCATGTCGATTTCTGCAGGGAACTCAGCATTGTTCGCTGACGGATTCTATTATCCACTCGCATCCAATCCGGACTACGGAGTAAGCGGGACCCCGGGGGTTTCCTATGATTCACTGCAAGTGGCTTCATTTGAAAATACATTTATGGATGTAGACGCGCTTGCATATTCCATTGCAGACAAAAGCGGAACAGCGGCATTCTTGTCTGCAGGAAAAACACATCCTAACGATCAAGTGAAAAAAACATTTGATGTAGTGGAAGTCGGATTTGGTACACCTGAAGAAATGGATGAACAAGATGTAAAAGGAAAGTATGCACTCGTACAGCGAGGCGAAATTGCTTTTACAGAAAAGGCATTCAACGCACAAGATGCTGGCGCTAATGGCGTCATCATTTATAATAATGCCGATGGAATCGTCAACATGGCGACAGAAGATGATATTGACATACCACAATTGTTCATGCTCAAAAACGATGGGGAAAAACTTGCTGCCGCTTTGAAAAATGCGCAAGCTGTTTCGCTCACATTTAGCGGAGAATCGGCGACAATTGATAATCCGAATGCAGGAAAAATGAGCGACTTTACATCTTGGGGACTTACGCCAAATTTGGATTTCAAACCAGAAATCACAGCGCCAGGCGGGCAAATTCTATCAACGCTAAATAATGATAAATACGGATTAATGAGTGGAACATCAATGGCTGCACCTCACGTATCAGGCGGTGGTGCTCTCGTATTACAACGTGTTGATGAAGCATTTGGACTTGAGAATGCGGACCGTATATTACGTGCGAAAAACTTGATGATGAACACGGCAAAACAGGTTGAATTTGATGGTGCGAAAGTGTCGCCCCGCCGACAAGGAGCAGGGATGATGCAGTTGCATGCAGCACTATCAACGCCTGTCATTGTAACAGAATCAAAAACAAACGAAGCGAAGGTAGCTTTAAAACAAGTAACGGATAATAAAGTCACATTTGAATTAACAGCAGAGAATCTATCTAATGAAGCAGTTACTTATGATGTAAAAGCAAATGCGCAGACAGATCAATTTGTGCAAAACGGTTCTGACATGCTAGCTGCACCGAATCTATTCGGAGCATTGGATTTAGGAGATGCTGTAACCGTTAATGGTGAAAAAGAGAGCTTAATAGAAGTCCCAGCTAACGGAAAAGAAAAAATCACTGTAATAGTAGATGTCAGCGCAGTGGACGCAACACTTGCATCTACATTCACAAATGGCTATTGGCTAGAAGGTTTCGTCACATTGACCGATCCGACAGATAGGAATCCACAGCTAGCTGTTCCATATGTTGGTTTCAAAGGGGAATGGGATAAAGCACCAATTTTGGACAAGCCAATGTGGGATACAACATCGTATTATGGAATGACTGGAATTGTAACTAGCTTGGGTGAGGATGAATATGGTTTCTTAGGCGAAGAATTAGACACGGGTGAAATAAATCCTGAAAAAATCGCCTTCTCTCCAAATGGAGATGGTGTACAGGATGACTCGCTCATGATCCTTTCCTTCCTGCGAAATGCGAAAGAAGTGAAATTTAACGTCCTTGATGCGAACCAAAAAGTAGTACGCACGCTAACAACAGAAACGGAAGTACGTAAAAATTACTATGATGGCGGTCTTGCACCGATGTATTCACTTTCTGAAACGCGCGCATGGGATGGGAAAGTCAATGGAAAACAAGCTCTAGATGGTCAATACTATTTACAAGTAGAAGCAGTTATTGATTTTTCCAATGCTAAATGGCAGTCACTCTACATTCCAGTACGCTTGGATACGGCAGCACCAGAGGTAGATGCAAACTTTGATGCGGAAAAGCAAAAGGTGAGTGTTGAAGCGAAAGATGAGGAAACAGGAAGCGGGCTGGCGTACTGGGATGTCCTAATAGACGGTAAATCAATTCTCGAACAGCCCAATACTGCCGGAAAAACAGAGCATCAACTCAAAAATCAGTTGGAACCTGAACAAACATTGACGGTAGTTGCAGTAGACTATGCTGGAAATAGTACCGAAGCAGCTGCGAGCGAAGGAAAAGACACTACAGCTCCTGACTTGCACCTGTTAACTCCAGAATTTCTAGGCGTAGAATCAACGAAAAATGTTGCTTTTTCAGGCTATGTAACAGATAAGTCTGGCATCAAATCCGTCACAGTTGATGGGAGGAAAGCAAAATTAGTTTATAATGCCGAAGAAGAGCAGTATGATTTTAACATCACAATCAAACACAAAAAAGATGGTTATTACTTCAATCACATTAAAGCCATTGATCAGGCCGGTAACGAAACAGAAATCGGTCGACGATACTTCGTTGATACGACTAAAGCTAAAATGAAAATCAAAGGCGCCAAAAACAAAGTGGACACGGACAGCGTAATTCTATCAGCAGACATCACAGACAATTTCGATGACATACGTCTCTACGTGAACGACAGCGAAGTATTCAAAAACGAACTGTCAGAGCCATACGGCATGCATGGCTTTAAGAAAACTGTCTCTGATATTGAACTACAACTGGAAGAAGGCAAAAATATATTTCTATTCAAAACGGTGGATCTTGGCGGAAATATAACCGAAGAAAAGGTCACAATTACGAAGAAAAATAAGAAAAAGTAA
- a CDS encoding efflux RND transporter periplasmic adaptor subunit, giving the protein MKRRWMRALGTTSIIVFIGLNIFFIEKENSRADRLNFVSNWTRVVAGDVIETTPVEGVITPAEKHPIFIDPHTEFSRFLVEKGARVESGTPLFEYASDNLEQQKTLLDTEISSLIASKNSIDAFIRSLEGIKYALPSPVTRSFFTAEEATDAASRADQEAISTRVLSVSIDQAIAEKELEKDKIDLDIKKYEDQRQTIESGRSGLTVLSSHAGIVEDISFALDNPVITIVSDTSVMEGRMTEEQMQVVEEGMKADITSNLFTGKIIGEINKLETLPIDRPEIDKESLYRFTAELGEHDEKLNIGYHVDAKIITAEAIDVPVFDKKSTFKDGEIMHVWMLNDQGFAEMRVINPGLKVGKRLEVKSGVKLEDFYVLDQQEVHSQAPFITPFKVNKLKKTAWSETRFKKILKYVLIGVLQR; this is encoded by the coding sequence GTGAAGCGGAGATGGATGCGGGCGCTTGGAACGACATCTATAATAGTTTTCATCGGTCTCAATATATTTTTTATTGAAAAAGAAAATAGCCGTGCAGATCGATTAAATTTTGTGTCGAATTGGACACGTGTAGTGGCGGGAGATGTCATCGAAACAACACCTGTTGAAGGTGTGATTACCCCGGCAGAAAAACACCCGATTTTTATCGACCCACATACTGAATTCAGCCGATTCTTAGTCGAAAAAGGCGCTAGGGTGGAAAGCGGTACACCGTTATTTGAGTATGCCAGCGATAATTTAGAGCAACAAAAGACACTGCTTGATACGGAAATTTCTAGCTTAATTGCGTCGAAAAATAGTATTGATGCTTTTATACGGAGTTTGGAAGGGATAAAATATGCATTACCATCTCCTGTGACAAGATCCTTTTTTACGGCAGAAGAAGCGACTGATGCGGCCAGCCGCGCAGATCAAGAAGCGATATCAACAAGGGTACTTTCCGTCTCTATAGATCAAGCGATTGCTGAAAAAGAATTGGAAAAGGACAAAATCGATCTGGACATCAAAAAATATGAGGATCAGCGACAAACCATTGAAAGTGGTAGAAGCGGATTAACTGTGTTGAGTTCACATGCGGGCATTGTCGAGGATATTTCTTTCGCCCTGGATAATCCAGTGATTACTATCGTTTCGGATACATCGGTGATGGAAGGTAGAATGACAGAGGAACAAATGCAAGTCGTCGAAGAAGGCATGAAAGCGGATATTACCTCGAACTTGTTCACTGGGAAGATTATTGGAGAAATAAACAAACTTGAAACGTTGCCAATTGATCGTCCCGAGATAGATAAGGAGAGTTTATATCGTTTTACGGCTGAGCTTGGCGAACATGACGAGAAACTTAACATTGGCTACCACGTCGATGCGAAGATCATCACGGCTGAAGCAATCGATGTCCCTGTCTTTGACAAGAAAAGCACGTTTAAAGATGGGGAAATAATGCATGTATGGATGTTAAACGATCAAGGTTTCGCCGAAATGCGTGTCATTAATCCAGGATTAAAAGTTGGGAAGCGCCTAGAGGTGAAAAGCGGTGTGAAGCTAGAAGACTTTTATGTATTAGATCAACAGGAGGTCCATTCCCAAGCACCTTTCATCACACCATTTAAAGTGAACAAGCTTAAGAAAACTGCATGGAGTGAAACAAGGTTTAAGAAGATTTTAAAATATGTTCTAATTGGTGTTTTACAGCGTTGA
- a CDS encoding nuclease-related domain-containing protein: MKKKTRSFPIGILKLEALLRRLKANPVRRSKIEEELARKYAGYRGEQALDYHVAQIPSKQHLIFQDLRLPLSKEVYFQIDLLLLSQRSFLILEEKNIAGTIFIDQNQMIRTIDEKEDSFPNPIQQVENQQYHFGNLLKNHSKFPLPNNSFVVMTNSSSIIKPNPDYRAVAQKVIRPAAIRQRVSGFYSGHEKELIENKELQKFSRQLIKSHIPSDPDIVGQFQIDKDEIMNGISCEKCCCLTVKKRQRNWKCAKCGHLSKNAHIQALIDYRLLIGSTITNSQCKNFLQLSSVSITSKLLRSLNLPGSGENKNRSYILSLSELQKMIRPL; the protein is encoded by the coding sequence TTGAAGAAGAAAACGAGGTCATTTCCGATAGGGATTCTTAAGTTGGAGGCGTTATTGCGTCGGCTAAAGGCAAATCCTGTACGTAGAAGTAAGATTGAAGAGGAATTAGCGAGAAAATACGCGGGATATCGCGGTGAACAGGCACTAGATTATCATGTGGCTCAAATTCCTAGTAAACAACATCTTATTTTCCAAGATCTTCGCTTGCCACTCTCAAAAGAAGTCTACTTTCAAATCGATCTCCTACTCCTATCACAACGAAGCTTTCTAATTTTAGAGGAAAAGAATATTGCTGGTACTATATTTATAGATCAAAATCAGATGATTCGTACGATCGATGAAAAGGAAGACTCTTTTCCGAATCCTATTCAGCAGGTGGAAAATCAGCAATATCACTTCGGAAATTTATTAAAAAACCACTCAAAATTCCCTCTACCAAATAATTCATTTGTTGTTATGACTAACAGCTCTTCCATTATTAAACCAAATCCAGATTATCGTGCTGTTGCTCAAAAAGTGATTCGTCCAGCTGCGATTAGGCAGAGGGTAAGTGGGTTTTATAGTGGGCATGAGAAAGAGTTGATTGAGAATAAAGAGCTGCAGAAGTTTTCTCGTCAACTAATAAAATCTCATATTCCTTCTGATCCGGATATCGTAGGACAATTTCAGATAGATAAAGACGAGATTATGAATGGAATATCCTGTGAAAAATGTTGTTGTCTAACCGTTAAAAAACGGCAGCGTAATTGGAAGTGTGCCAAATGTGGACATTTGAGTAAAAATGCACATATTCAGGCATTAATAGATTACCGATTACTGATAGGTTCAACGATCACTAATAGCCAATGTAAAAACTTTCTCCAGCTTTCTTCCGTATCCATCACTTCGAAATTATTGCGATCATTGAATTTACCAGGCTCTGGAGAAAATAAAAATCGATCATATATACTATCATTATCGGAATTACAAAAAATGATTAGACCTCTTTAA
- a CDS encoding mechanosensitive ion channel, which yields MPFSDYGWVSTYTAKLPSLLWALIVLVIGWIVAKAIGKGVEKLLRKTKWDDKLFGGKRHSIHVPPVDGEPSKGKPLDTNELIGKIIYYIILVFVFILFFQLSNLGAIASPFLGMFGTLLGFIPAVLKAGLILLFAYVIATVLRMLIIKGGKKVHFQNYLEKMKVAESGAEGEKFLQTAGNIVFYLVMLLFIPGVLSALSINGVSGPFGNMLDNILAFIPKLLAAALILFVGWFVAKIIRDLVTGLLKTIGTEKFAQRFGLQKMLGDSSLSSIIGTVVFVLIMIPIVISAIDQLQIRAITDPAVSMLNDIMTMIPNIIIAVLLIIVSIWLGKWAHQIVSGLLQRVGFDSMTRNISLGNWKLNSGSVRMSEVVGSIAQILIVFFLTIEALRLVKLDFLVTMLTAITAYLPNVLAAVIILALGLIIANIIEKVLSNILTGPSFKLITAVAKYAIIALSLFMALDQLGVAATIVTSAFTLILGGLALAFGLAFGLGGKDFAKNYLAKLDKTIEQTEVDTSKKTPSENNNPYVEPNIKTNIKTNIKPNTEPNIGENNYGPEDFTPPNQ from the coding sequence ATGCCATTTTCAGATTATGGATGGGTTTCGACATATACAGCGAAACTACCAAGTTTACTTTGGGCTTTAATTGTATTGGTAATTGGCTGGATTGTTGCAAAAGCAATTGGTAAAGGGGTCGAAAAATTATTAAGAAAAACAAAATGGGATGATAAACTATTTGGTGGAAAGCGTCATTCCATACACGTACCACCGGTTGATGGGGAACCATCAAAAGGAAAACCATTAGATACAAATGAACTAATTGGAAAAATTATTTATTATATTATTTTAGTTTTCGTCTTCATCTTATTCTTCCAATTAAGTAACTTAGGCGCGATTGCATCACCGTTTTTAGGTATGTTTGGAACATTACTCGGTTTTATCCCAGCAGTTTTAAAAGCAGGACTAATTCTTCTTTTTGCATATGTAATTGCCACTGTGTTAAGAATGTTGATCATCAAAGGTGGAAAGAAAGTCCACTTCCAAAATTACTTAGAAAAAATGAAAGTTGCTGAATCTGGAGCAGAAGGAGAAAAATTTCTACAAACAGCTGGTAATATCGTCTTTTACCTAGTGATGCTGCTCTTCATCCCTGGAGTACTGAGTGCGTTAAGTATTAACGGCGTCTCTGGACCATTCGGAAATATGCTTGATAATATTCTTGCCTTTATTCCGAAGTTATTAGCAGCCGCTCTCATTCTATTCGTAGGGTGGTTCGTAGCGAAAATTATCCGTGATCTTGTGACAGGTTTATTAAAAACAATTGGTACAGAGAAATTTGCTCAACGTTTCGGATTACAAAAAATGCTGGGCGATTCATCACTATCGTCAATTATCGGAACGGTTGTTTTCGTATTAATTATGATTCCGATCGTCATTTCAGCCATAGACCAGCTTCAAATCCGCGCAATAACGGATCCGGCTGTCAGTATGCTAAATGACATAATGACGATGATCCCGAATATTATTATTGCAGTATTATTAATTATAGTAAGCATATGGCTCGGAAAATGGGCACACCAAATTGTGTCTGGACTACTGCAACGAGTTGGATTTGACTCAATGACACGTAATATTTCACTAGGAAATTGGAAACTGAACTCCGGCAGCGTGCGTATGTCTGAAGTTGTCGGATCGATCGCGCAAATTCTCATCGTCTTTTTCTTAACGATCGAAGCGTTGAGACTTGTCAAACTTGATTTCCTTGTTACAATGCTGACAGCTATCACAGCATACTTGCCAAATGTATTAGCGGCCGTAATCATATTGGCACTTGGTCTAATCATCGCCAATATTATCGAAAAAGTATTATCAAATATTTTAACAGGGCCGAGCTTTAAGCTCATCACAGCAGTCGCAAAATATGCAATCATCGCATTGTCACTGTTCATGGCACTAGATCAACTAGGAGTAGCAGCAACAATCGTTACCTCAGCATTCACATTGATTCTAGGTGGATTGGCCTTGGCATTCGGCCTTGCATTCGGTCTAGGAGGAAAAGATTTTGCAAAAAACTACCTAGCCAAACTAGACAAAACAATTGAACAAACAGAAGTAGATACATCGAAAAAAACACCATCAGAAAATAACAATCCATACGTTGAACCAAACATCAAAACAAACATCAAAACAAACATCAAACCAAACACTGAACCAAACATCGGTGAAAACAACTATGGACCCGAAGACTTCACACCACCAAATCAATAA